CACCACATTCATTATTGCGGTCACACTGGCAAAAGCTTTTTCGGTATCAGGTACATAGTAAATAAGGAGCAGGATTCCGGTTAAAAACTGTAACCCAAAAAGCGCCATCAGCACGGCACCCATGGTGTACCAGATATTGACGTTGCGCGGCAGTTTGTATCCACCCATATTCTGATGGATCAGATCCTTGACGCCCAGTCGGTTATCCAACCAGTCAGCGGCCAATTTTGGCAGATTCATCAAGCCCTCCTATCCGACCACAAGGTCAGTATTTCCAATAGTAACGGTATATGACTTAAGCGGCTTTGGCGGCGGACCACCAAGAACCTTGCCTTCGGAAGAGAAGCGGCCACCATGACAGGGGCAAAGGAATTCACCCTTAGCATCGACCCACTTGATGATACATCCAAGATGGGTGCAGACGGCGGTCAGAGCGACAAATTCGCCTGGCTTCGGTTGCAGCAACACCGCAGGATGTCCCTGAAAAGCAAAAAACTTTGCCCCTCCGACCTTTACCTCAGCCTTGGCAACCGTAACTTTGGCCCCTTCGCCCGCTCCGGCTCGCGGCGCCAGAAAACGGAAAATTGGCCAGCTTAAAAAACCGGCCAGAACTACACCGACACCACCCAAGAGAATCCCTAAAAACGTCCGACGTTGTTGATTACTTTCAGAATTTCCATCCATGTGGAACCCTCCTGCTAGATGGGTT
Above is a genomic segment from Geopsychrobacter electrodiphilus DSM 16401 containing:
- a CDS encoding ubiquinol-cytochrome c reductase iron-sulfur subunit, giving the protein MDGNSESNQQRRTFLGILLGGVGVVLAGFLSWPIFRFLAPRAGAGEGAKVTVAKAEVKVGGAKFFAFQGHPAVLLQPKPGEFVALTAVCTHLGCIIKWVDAKGEFLCPCHGGRFSSEGKVLGGPPPKPLKSYTVTIGNTDLVVG